A stretch of Desulfurivibrio alkaliphilus AHT 2 DNA encodes these proteins:
- a CDS encoding response regulator, which translates to MAENHKKIIIFCALLIVFFPSSLWCREIPTIRVAAFNYYPAIFLDTDSKVRGFYVDMLDEIASREQINFEYVFGSWDQGLERLRSGDVDLVTSAAYSEERSAFMDFGNQVLLTVWGELYVRQDSPPMSICELRDKTIAVMRQDHNALAFKEHLSKFDISSRFIEFSDFDEVFQAVSNGLVAGGVVNSLFGDAAGDKYRLQTSGIAFNPFDIYFATGKGRNPELLALLDRYLFTWRQDSSSVYYQARLKWGAVQDPEKIVPPWIIDLAILLVSLLGLGLAFIVLLRHRVSVATSNLKEREAMLQESNEMNRLLLNSTVEAIYGLDNDGTCTFCNAACVRMLGYQKPEQLIGRKMHEMIHHSYPDGKPMPIHECRLLRNNSKEIHENAVIWRADGTSFPVEYWSHPIFQDGKVLGIVASFIDITDRRRAEAEKEKLYLQLSQAQKMESVGRLAGGVAHDFNNMLTVIIGNIEMSMRYPAMDDAKHVMLHEALTAARRSAEITRQLLAFSRKQMAAPKVLDLNDTVQVGLKMIRRLIDEDIDLAWKPGAELWPVKIDPTQIDQVLLNLCANARDAIAGVGRITIATDNMTLVESDCAQHQELRPGYYVLLVVSDDGCGMDEVTLSHLFEPFFTTKKVGHGTGLGLATVYGVVEQNHGLIQVDSKPGRGTTFKIYLPRHDVPIESAPKEKKGPAIIRGNETVLLVEDETAMLKVVELTLKKWGYTVLAANTPAAAMRLAEEHRGQVDLLITDVVMPQMNGRELARKLKAGYPEIKHLFMSGYNDEIIAHQGMVDESVNFIEKPFSMEVLAAKIRDVLDCEG; encoded by the coding sequence ATGGCTGAAAACCACAAAAAGATTATCATTTTTTGTGCACTCCTGATTGTTTTTTTCCCTTCATCCCTGTGGTGCCGGGAAATTCCGACCATCCGGGTTGCCGCCTTCAACTATTATCCCGCCATCTTTCTTGATACAGACAGCAAGGTGCGAGGGTTTTATGTCGACATGCTCGACGAAATCGCCTCGCGCGAGCAGATCAACTTTGAATACGTGTTTGGCTCCTGGGATCAAGGCTTGGAGCGCTTGCGGTCGGGTGATGTCGATCTGGTTACCAGTGCCGCCTACTCTGAGGAGCGCTCTGCCTTTATGGATTTCGGCAACCAGGTTCTGCTGACGGTATGGGGAGAGCTTTATGTCCGGCAAGACTCGCCTCCCATGTCGATCTGTGAGCTTCGGGATAAAACCATTGCGGTGATGCGGCAGGATCATAATGCCCTGGCTTTCAAAGAACATCTGAGTAAGTTCGACATTAGCAGCCGATTTATCGAGTTTTCAGATTTCGATGAGGTGTTCCAGGCGGTCAGTAATGGACTGGTGGCTGGTGGTGTGGTCAACTCGCTGTTCGGGGATGCCGCCGGGGATAAATATCGACTCCAAACCAGTGGCATTGCTTTTAATCCCTTCGATATCTATTTTGCGACCGGCAAGGGGCGCAATCCAGAGCTGCTGGCTCTACTGGACCGTTATCTCTTTACTTGGCGCCAGGACAGTTCCTCGGTGTATTACCAGGCCCGCCTCAAGTGGGGAGCGGTCCAGGATCCAGAAAAAATTGTCCCTCCCTGGATAATCGATCTGGCGATTTTGCTGGTTTCATTGTTGGGTTTGGGCTTGGCCTTTATCGTTCTGCTGCGTCACAGAGTTAGTGTCGCCACCAGCAACTTGAAAGAGCGTGAAGCCATGCTGCAGGAGAGCAACGAGATGAATCGGTTGCTGCTCAACTCCACCGTCGAGGCAATCTATGGTCTCGATAACGATGGTACTTGCACGTTCTGTAATGCCGCCTGTGTCCGGATGCTCGGTTACCAAAAGCCCGAGCAATTGATCGGGCGTAAGATGCACGAGATGATCCATCACTCCTATCCGGATGGCAAGCCCATGCCGATCCATGAGTGCCGACTTCTTAGGAATAACAGTAAAGAAATCCATGAAAACGCAGTAATTTGGCGTGCCGATGGCACCAGTTTTCCCGTGGAATACTGGTCTCACCCCATTTTTCAAGACGGCAAGGTACTCGGCATAGTGGCTTCTTTTATTGATATCACTGATCGCAGGCGGGCCGAGGCCGAAAAAGAAAAGCTTTATCTCCAATTGAGCCAGGCCCAGAAGATGGAGTCGGTGGGCCGGCTGGCCGGCGGGGTGGCCCATGACTTCAACAATATGCTGACCGTTATCATTGGTAACATAGAGATGTCCATGCGTTACCCGGCCATGGACGATGCCAAGCACGTAATGTTGCATGAGGCCCTAACGGCGGCTCGTCGCTCTGCCGAAATCACCCGCCAACTGCTGGCTTTTTCCCGCAAGCAAATGGCGGCTCCCAAGGTGTTGGACTTAAACGATACCGTACAGGTTGGGCTCAAGATGATTCGGCGGCTCATCGATGAGGACATTGATTTGGCATGGAAGCCCGGCGCCGAGCTTTGGCCGGTGAAAATTGACCCTACCCAGATCGATCAGGTCCTGCTCAACCTCTGCGCCAACGCCCGGGACGCCATTGCCGGGGTTGGCCGGATCACCATTGCTACGGACAACATGACCCTGGTTGAAAGCGACTGCGCCCAGCATCAGGAATTGAGGCCGGGCTACTATGTGCTGCTGGTGGTGAGCGATGACGGATGCGGCATGGACGAAGTGACCCTCTCCCACCTTTTTGAACCTTTTTTTACCACCAAAAAGGTTGGCCATGGTACCGGGCTGGGGCTAGCCACCGTTTACGGGGTGGTCGAGCAGAATCACGGCTTGATCCAAGTTGACAGTAAGCCCGGACGAGGAACAACCTTTAAAATTTATCTGCCACGCCATGATGTCCCCATTGAGTCGGCGCCGAAAGAAAAAAAAGGGCCGGCGATCATCCGGGGCAATGAGACCGTTCTACTGGTGGAAGATGAAACGGCGATGCTGAAAGTTGTTGAATTGACGCTGAAAAAATGGGGCTACACCGTACTGGCCGCCAACACTCCGGCAGCAGCCATGCGCCTGGCGGAAGAGCATCGGGGGCAGGTTGATCTGCTGATAACCGACGTGGTGATGCCGCAAATGAACGGCCGGGAGCTGGCCCGAAAGCTGAAAGCCGGTTACCCGGAGATCAAACACCTGTTCATGTCCGGCTACAACGATGAAATCATCGCCCATCAGGGAATGGTTGACGAAAGTGTGAATTTCATTGAAAAGCCGTTTTCCATGGAAGTCTTGGCCGCCAAAATCCGGGATGTGCTCGACTGCGAGGGCTGA
- a CDS encoding response regulator: MSPEQVVDPGRIIVVDDDLAILRVISNIFAEHNVEVITFATAAPALEYLQNYSADLLLTDVRMPEMSGMELLARVREKDQELPVIIMTGYTEMESAVGAIRQGASDFILKPFEIDYLVHSIEKALGYRALQAAEKKYHLRLESKVRERTAALAAAMADLHQANREVTARLLRLAEYRDVETGAHIRRLGFYANKLAEALDQDQVFVEDITLAAPMHDIGKVGIPDDILLKQGPLRPEEWRIMQTHTLIGVIVKSGVWDN; this comes from the coding sequence ATGAGCCCAGAGCAAGTGGTTGATCCTGGCAGGATAATTGTCGTTGATGACGACCTGGCGATTTTACGCGTTATCTCGAATATTTTTGCTGAACATAATGTTGAGGTGATAACCTTCGCCACCGCCGCCCCGGCTCTTGAGTACCTGCAAAACTACAGCGCCGATCTGTTGTTGACTGATGTGCGGATGCCGGAGATGTCCGGGATGGAGCTGCTGGCCAGAGTGCGGGAAAAAGATCAAGAGTTGCCGGTAATCATCATGACCGGCTACACCGAAATGGAAAGCGCGGTGGGCGCCATTCGCCAAGGGGCCTCGGACTTTATCCTTAAACCTTTTGAGATTGACTACCTGGTCCATTCGATAGAGAAAGCCTTGGGCTACAGGGCGCTGCAAGCGGCGGAAAAAAAATATCATTTGCGGCTGGAAAGCAAAGTGCGGGAGCGCACCGCGGCCCTGGCTGCTGCCATGGCCGACTTGCACCAGGCTAACCGTGAAGTAACGGCAAGGCTGCTCAGGCTGGCGGAGTACCGGGATGTTGAAACCGGGGCACATATTCGCCGGCTCGGCTTTTACGCCAACAAGCTGGCGGAGGCTCTTGACCAAGATCAGGTGTTTGTTGAGGACATCACCTTGGCCGCCCCCATGCATGATATCGGCAAAGTCGGCATTCCCGATGATATTTTGCTTAAGCAAGGGCCGTTACGCCCGGAGGAATGGCGAATCATGCAGACCCACACCCTGATCGGGGTTATAGTCAAATCTGGTGTATGGGATAACTGA
- a CDS encoding IS256 family transposase — protein MTKSTPTALSQQGNNVADPLTDLLRDGARMLIAQAVEAELQAFMAQYSSRLEDGRRTVVRNGYLPGRTIQTGIGDVEVKVPKVRDRSGQGLKFNSSLLPPYLKRARSVDELLPWLYLRGISTGDYQEALAALLGEQAKGLSANTISRLKAKWLAEHTKWRQRDLNGKRYVYWWVDGIYSNVRMDDKLCLLVIIGVTDQGHKELIAVEDGYRESSDSWYELLAGLRARGLTTGPELAVGDGSLGFWNALGRVYPKTRHQRCWVHKTANVLNKMPKKLQLKAKADLHDIWMAETKEDASQAFDRMLARFEDKYPKAMECLAKDRDELLAFYDFPAEHWVHIRTTNPIESAFATVRLRSKRSRNCGSRDTTLTMVFKLLQSAEKRWKKIKGFRRLAEVVTGIQFKNGIKVSDQPMRMAA, from the coding sequence ATGACCAAGTCTACCCCAACCGCTCTTTCACAACAAGGAAACAATGTCGCCGACCCGCTTACCGACCTTTTGCGCGATGGTGCCAGGATGCTGATTGCCCAGGCCGTAGAAGCTGAATTACAGGCCTTCATGGCCCAATACTCCAGCCGCTTGGAAGATGGCCGCAGGACAGTGGTCCGAAACGGCTATCTTCCCGGTCGCACGATCCAGACCGGAATCGGCGATGTCGAGGTCAAAGTTCCCAAGGTGCGAGATCGTAGCGGCCAAGGCCTCAAGTTCAACAGCAGTTTGTTGCCGCCTTATCTGAAGCGGGCGCGCAGTGTCGATGAGTTGCTGCCCTGGCTTTACCTGCGAGGAATTTCCACCGGCGATTACCAGGAGGCCCTGGCCGCACTCCTCGGGGAACAGGCCAAGGGGTTGTCGGCCAACACCATCTCCCGCTTGAAAGCCAAATGGCTGGCCGAGCACACCAAATGGCGGCAACGTGACCTGAACGGAAAACGCTACGTTTACTGGTGGGTGGATGGCATCTACAGCAACGTCCGCATGGATGACAAGCTTTGCCTGCTGGTGATCATTGGAGTTACCGACCAGGGGCACAAGGAACTGATAGCGGTGGAGGATGGCTACCGGGAGTCAAGCGACAGCTGGTATGAACTTCTCGCCGGGCTGCGGGCTCGGGGCCTGACCACAGGCCCCGAGTTGGCGGTTGGCGATGGTTCCTTGGGGTTCTGGAACGCCTTGGGCAGGGTCTATCCGAAGACCCGCCACCAACGCTGCTGGGTTCACAAAACGGCCAACGTGCTGAACAAGATGCCCAAAAAGCTTCAGCTCAAGGCCAAGGCTGATTTGCATGATATCTGGATGGCTGAGACCAAGGAAGATGCCAGCCAGGCTTTTGATCGTATGCTGGCCCGTTTCGAAGACAAATACCCCAAGGCCATGGAGTGCCTGGCCAAGGACCGGGACGAGTTGCTGGCTTTTTACGATTTTCCAGCCGAACACTGGGTGCATATCAGGACCACCAACCCCATCGAGTCGGCCTTTGCCACTGTGCGCCTGCGCAGCAAGAGATCACGGAACTGCGGTTCCAGGGACACCACCCTGACCATGGTCTTTAAGCTGCTGCAAAGCGCTGAAAAAAGATGGAAAAAGATCAAGGGATTTCGCCGGCTGGCTGAGGTCGTCACCGGCATACAATTCAAAAACGGAATCAAGGTGTCAGATCAACCTATGCGGATGGCCGCCTGA
- a CDS encoding HD-GYP domain-containing protein: MLADSNLGFLKMAASIALTHHERWDGSGYPHGLSGERIPLEGRIVIICDQYDALRSARPYKKALSHQEVVRIIVEGDGRTEPGHFDPEVLAAFQEINQVFAEIYLHWSNGDNGR, translated from the coding sequence GTGTTGGCTGATTCAAACCTTGGCTTCCTGAAAATGGCGGCCAGCATTGCCCTGACCCACCATGAGCGCTGGGATGGCAGTGGTTACCCCCACGGCCTGAGCGGTGAGCGGATTCCTTTGGAGGGTCGAATTGTGATCATCTGTGATCAATACGATGCCCTGCGCAGCGCCCGCCCATACAAAAAAGCCCTGAGCCACCAGGAAGTGGTGCGGATTATAGTAGAAGGGGATGGGCGCACGGAGCCCGGGCATTTCGATCCCGAGGTTTTGGCGGCCTTTCAGGAGATCAATCAGGTGTTTGCCGAAATTTACCTGCACTGGAGCAACGGAGACAATGGCCGGTAG
- a CDS encoding ATP-binding response regulator, which translates to MAGSDEWLKKFLWDEGSPKGEGFRTSPPWLRWGFVVVAAAWTSLIMVLWAVDSYKVYQSSLSNAETAARHSYSKDINLRRWVTEHGGIYVPVTEQTPPSPYLSNLPERDLVTPSGRLLTLINPSYAVRKINAKADPELGVLSKLTSLQPVRPENAPDAWEAEALRRLIANPDQKEFVELAEVDNQPFLRMMRILEPEPSCMQCHYTTDANVGAEGNVGSLRGGISTLVPWQPYREAMLGVLANHGLAYGVLWLIGLLLTGGAMYIFQLNFARLQQGENTLRRSEEKYRRLAEGIEAIPWEFDLAVNRWSYIAPQVEKILGYKQAEWTDFSFWVDRIHPEDREAAENYCRHYSAMGEDHVFDYRFQKKGGDFAWLRDVVSVEKADGRPVYLRGVMIDLTGSRLLEEKLRQSAKMEAVGTLAAGVAHDFNNILTSLISFATLVKRRHRDDEVSQDYLQEILDSARRAAELTRSLLAYSRKQQIELKPEDLGKTVEKNQKMLRRIIRENIELKLELIDRPLPVMADHVQIEQVLMNLASNAQDAMPAGGRLTIGAGWQEKAPSELELVTAGPWAVLTMADTGFGIDPEIRKRIFDPFFTTKEVGRGTGLGLSMVQGVVQQHGGAIRLESEPGQGSTFTIYLPLISEQSNGPKEPEPSTFSHEKSQGATILLVEDEEQVRRVLQRVLEQQGHQVLLAVDGQEALTFFSQNPSDINLVIMDVVMPKLNGRETGLAMRRIKPDLPIILISGYTNDVVNSEDLAAEGFHFIHKPIEPAVLINQVREVLADCPSCSEYCGK; encoded by the coding sequence ATGGCCGGTAGCGATGAGTGGTTAAAAAAGTTCCTTTGGGACGAAGGTTCGCCCAAAGGGGAAGGGTTCAGGACGTCGCCACCATGGTTAAGATGGGGTTTTGTGGTGGTAGCCGCCGCCTGGACCAGCCTGATTATGGTCCTTTGGGCGGTTGATTCATACAAGGTTTATCAGAGCTCTTTGAGCAACGCCGAAACAGCCGCTCGCCACAGTTACAGCAAGGATATCAACTTGCGTCGCTGGGTCACCGAGCACGGCGGAATATATGTGCCGGTCACTGAGCAGACCCCTCCCAGCCCCTATTTAAGCAATCTGCCGGAGCGGGATCTGGTGACCCCCAGCGGCCGTTTGTTGACCCTGATCAATCCCTCCTATGCTGTCCGAAAGATCAATGCCAAAGCTGACCCGGAGCTTGGGGTTTTGAGCAAGCTCACCAGTCTGCAGCCGGTTCGGCCGGAAAATGCCCCGGATGCCTGGGAGGCTGAGGCATTGCGCCGGTTGATCGCCAATCCCGATCAAAAGGAATTTGTAGAGTTGGCAGAGGTCGACAACCAGCCTTTTTTGCGTATGATGCGAATACTTGAACCTGAACCGTCTTGTATGCAATGTCATTACACGACTGATGCCAATGTGGGGGCTGAAGGCAATGTGGGCTCGTTGCGCGGCGGGATCAGCACTTTGGTCCCCTGGCAGCCCTATCGGGAGGCTATGCTTGGCGTTTTGGCAAACCATGGCTTGGCCTATGGCGTCCTTTGGCTGATCGGGCTATTGCTCACTGGCGGCGCGATGTATATTTTTCAACTTAACTTCGCCCGACTGCAGCAGGGGGAAAATACGCTGCGCCGGAGCGAAGAGAAATACCGACGGTTGGCCGAAGGTATCGAAGCCATCCCCTGGGAATTTGATCTCGCGGTCAACCGCTGGTCTTATATCGCCCCTCAGGTGGAAAAAATCTTGGGCTATAAGCAGGCAGAATGGACCGACTTTTCCTTTTGGGTTGACCGTATCCACCCGGAAGATCGCGAGGCGGCGGAGAACTACTGCCGGCATTACAGTGCCATGGGCGAAGACCACGTTTTTGACTATCGTTTCCAGAAAAAAGGTGGTGATTTTGCCTGGTTGCGGGATGTGGTCAGCGTTGAAAAGGCCGATGGACGCCCGGTATACTTGCGGGGAGTGATGATCGATTTGACCGGCTCCCGGCTGCTGGAGGAAAAACTGCGCCAGTCGGCCAAAATGGAGGCGGTGGGTACCCTGGCAGCCGGAGTAGCTCACGACTTCAACAATATCCTGACCTCACTGATCAGCTTTGCCACCCTGGTTAAGCGGCGGCATCGGGATGACGAGGTCAGCCAGGATTATCTGCAGGAAATCCTCGACAGCGCCAGGCGGGCGGCGGAGCTGACCCGCAGCCTCCTGGCTTACAGCCGTAAACAGCAAATTGAACTAAAGCCGGAGGATCTCGGCAAAACGGTTGAGAAAAATCAAAAGATGCTGCGCCGAATTATTCGGGAAAACATTGAGCTCAAGTTGGAATTGATTGACCGGCCCCTGCCGGTCATGGCCGACCACGTTCAGATCGAGCAGGTGCTGATGAATCTGGCGAGCAATGCCCAAGATGCCATGCCTGCCGGCGGGCGGTTGACCATTGGCGCCGGATGGCAGGAAAAAGCGCCGTCGGAGCTGGAGTTGGTCACTGCCGGTCCTTGGGCGGTCCTGACCATGGCCGATACCGGTTTCGGGATTGACCCGGAAATCCGAAAGCGAATTTTTGATCCTTTTTTCACTACCAAGGAAGTGGGCCGGGGAACAGGTCTAGGGCTTTCCATGGTCCAGGGTGTCGTCCAGCAACACGGCGGGGCCATCCGCTTGGAAAGTGAACCCGGCCAGGGCAGTACTTTTACTATTTACCTGCCGTTGATCAGTGAGCAAAGCAACGGGCCGAAGGAACCTGAACCTTCTACGTTCTCCCATGAAAAAAGTCAGGGGGCAACCATACTGCTGGTCGAGGATGAAGAGCAGGTGCGACGGGTTTTACAGAGGGTCTTGGAGCAGCAGGGCCACCAGGTGCTTTTGGCGGTCGATGGCCAAGAGGCATTGACTTTCTTCAGTCAAAACCCGAGTGACATCAACCTGGTGATAATGGATGTGGTAATGCCCAAGTTAAACGGCCGGGAAACAGGCTTGGCCATGCGCCGAATTAAGCCTGATCTGCCGATCATCTTAATCAGCGGCTATACCAATGATGTTGTTAACAGTGAAGATCTGGCCGCTGAAGGTTTCCACTTTATCCACAAACCAATCGAGCCGGCGGTTCTGATCAATCAGGTCCGTGAGGTTCTGGCCGACTGCCCTTCCTGTTCTGAATATTGTGGGAAGTAA
- a CDS encoding transporter substrate-binding domain-containing protein, with protein sequence MSLHEAIVVRRDTVGISDLDDLRGKQVAVMQGDNAEEFLRRKERGIEIITTATFETALDQLALGYHDAVVMQRLVALRRRVAERNGELRESEEFNRTIMDNLPMGVAVNSLNPEVKFSYMNDNFPRLYGTTREALLAGDFWETIYEDQESREKIKKRVLADCASGDPQRMF encoded by the coding sequence ATGTCCTTGCATGAGGCCATTGTGGTTCGAAGGGATACCGTCGGGATCAGTGATCTTGACGATCTGCGCGGCAAGCAGGTCGCCGTGATGCAAGGGGACAACGCCGAGGAGTTTTTACGCCGCAAGGAGCGCGGCATAGAGATCATCACCACTGCCACCTTTGAAACAGCACTGGACCAATTGGCCTTGGGGTACCATGACGCCGTGGTAATGCAACGATTGGTAGCCCTGCGTCGTCGGGTGGCGGAGAGGAACGGAGAGTTGCGGGAGAGCGAGGAATTTAATCGCACCATCATGGACAATCTGCCGATGGGAGTGGCGGTAAACTCGCTCAACCCGGAAGTGAAATTTTCCTATATGAACGATAACTTCCCCAGGCTGTACGGCACCACCAGGGAGGCCCTGCTTGCCGGCGATTTCTGGGAAACGATTTATGAAGACCAGGAGTCCAGGGAAAAAATTAAAAAAAGGGTGCTGGCCGATTGCGCCAGCGGTGATCCCCAGCGGATGTTTTGA
- a CDS encoding response regulator codes for MHAKEVSSILLVDDDAKVLKAVKAILEAEGYPLEACHDPLAALQAFKVGNYDLVLSDIKMPEMSGIELLSKIREQDPDVPVILHTGYAELSSAVEAVKKEAFDYLLKPVEPEMLIKAVERGLQFRHYRMLEKNYQQRLKEEVQAATVDLFRMVEELKEARDQALEASRLKSEFIGNMSHELRTPLNQIIGLSEVMLDQPEMLADHRNYLQTIVKAAWGLNGTLNNVLELSQLDSGQVDLSEQDFQLDELLTVIRQHYQAEARERGLELTVVRMPGVPAQLRGDSARLEQVLQLLLDNAFKFTEQGSIAVKVERENGNDHGNGGVLRLRVLVSDTGCGIPAEKQECIFASFRQADGSLTRCHGGAGLGLAVAKRLVKLLGGEISVTSEPGKGSTFIFSVQLQPTASGK; via the coding sequence ATGCACGCTAAGGAGGTTAGCTCGATTTTACTGGTTGATGATGATGCCAAAGTTTTGAAAGCGGTGAAGGCGATCTTGGAGGCCGAGGGGTACCCGCTGGAGGCCTGTCATGATCCCCTGGCCGCTCTTCAGGCATTCAAGGTGGGCAATTACGATTTGGTGCTTTCGGACATCAAAATGCCGGAGATGAGCGGTATTGAGTTGTTGAGCAAAATTCGGGAGCAAGATCCCGATGTGCCGGTGATTCTCCATACCGGCTACGCCGAACTCAGTAGCGCGGTGGAGGCGGTAAAAAAAGAGGCCTTCGACTACCTGTTAAAGCCGGTGGAACCGGAGATGCTGATTAAGGCGGTGGAGCGAGGGCTGCAGTTCCGCCACTACCGGATGCTGGAAAAGAACTACCAGCAGCGGCTAAAGGAGGAAGTTCAGGCGGCCACCGTGGACCTGTTTCGGATGGTGGAGGAACTCAAGGAGGCCCGGGACCAGGCATTGGAGGCCTCCCGCCTCAAGTCCGAGTTCATCGGCAACATGAGCCACGAGTTGCGCACGCCCTTAAACCAAATTATCGGCCTCAGCGAAGTCATGCTGGATCAGCCCGAGATGCTTGCCGACCATCGCAACTACCTCCAGACCATTGTCAAGGCTGCTTGGGGCTTGAACGGTACTCTCAACAATGTCCTGGAGCTTTCCCAACTGGACAGCGGTCAGGTTGATTTATCGGAACAAGATTTCCAGCTTGACGAGCTGCTGACGGTAATAAGACAGCATTACCAAGCCGAAGCCCGAGAAAGGGGCCTGGAGCTGACCGTGGTGCGAATGCCCGGGGTGCCGGCCCAACTGCGGGGAGATAGCGCTCGCCTGGAGCAGGTGCTGCAACTGTTGCTGGACAATGCCTTCAAGTTCACCGAGCAGGGCTCAATAGCTGTGAAGGTTGAGCGGGAGAACGGCAATGACCATGGCAACGGCGGAGTCCTTCGGCTGCGCGTTCTGGTTAGTGACACCGGCTGCGGCATCCCTGCGGAAAAGCAGGAGTGCATTTTTGCCAGTTTCCGTCAGGCCGACGGCTCCCTGACCCGCTGCCACGGAGGTGCTGGCCTGGGTCTGGCGGTGGCCAAGCGGCTGGTCAAACTGCTGGGAGGTGAAATCAGCGTGACAAGCGAACCAGGCAAAGGGTCAACCTTCATCTTCAGTGTCCAACTGCAACCAACCGCCAGCGGCAAATGA
- a CDS encoding chemotaxis protein CheW: protein MTRAKSREETFDHDWDENEEDTQKDKYLTFHVNGEDYGIEIRFVTEIIGIQKITQVPDMPHFLKGVINLRGKVIPVMDVRVRFGMPEKKYDERTCIVVVDIEGTVIGLLVDQVQEVVDIPGSQVEPPPETSRGRHSPFLQGMGKIGDEVKILLNVEQLLVDEELRRINNAVWESKK from the coding sequence ATGACCAGGGCGAAAAGCAGGGAAGAAACATTTGATCACGATTGGGACGAGAACGAGGAGGACACTCAGAAAGACAAATACCTCACCTTTCACGTCAACGGTGAGGATTACGGAATTGAAATCCGCTTTGTTACCGAGATCATAGGCATCCAAAAGATCACCCAGGTGCCCGATATGCCGCACTTCCTCAAGGGGGTGATTAACCTCCGGGGCAAGGTGATCCCGGTGATGGATGTCCGGGTCCGTTTCGGGATGCCGGAGAAAAAGTATGACGAGCGAACCTGTATCGTAGTGGTGGATATAGAAGGTACCGTCATCGGCCTGTTGGTAGACCAGGTCCAGGAGGTGGTGGATATTCCCGGATCCCAGGTGGAACCTCCCCCCGAAACCAGCCGGGGCAGGCACAGCCCTTTTTTGCAGGGCATGGGCAAGATCGGCGATGAGGTCAAAATCCTGCTCAATGTTGAACAACTGCTTGTTGACGAGGAATTGCGGCGCATCAATAACGCCGTCTGGGAGTCAAAGAAATAA